From Azospirillum brasilense:
CAGATCGTCGTTCTCGTACTGCACCGAGCAGGTCTTGATCGACGTCTCCGCGCAGAACTTCTTGAAGCCCTCCGGCAGGCTTTCCGACCACAGAACGGTCAGGTTCGGTTCCGGCGCCGGACCCAAATTCTGGAGCGTATGGAGCATGCGGAAGCTGCCCTTGGTCACCAGCGTGCGCCCGTCGAGCGCCATGCCGCCGATGCACTCCGTCACCCAGGTCGGATCACCGGAGAAGAGCTGGTCATATTCCGGCGTCCGCAGGAAACGCACCATGCGCAGCTTGATGACGAACTGGTCGATCAGTTCCTGAGCGCCCGCCTCGTCCAGGCGGCCTTCGCGCAGGTCGCGCTCGATGTAGACGTCGAGGAAGCTCGACACGCGGCCGAGCGACATGGCCGCTCCGTTGGCCTCCTTCACCGCTGCCAGATAGGCGAGGTAAGTCCACTGCACCGCCTCGAAGGCGTTGGTCGCCGGACGGGTCACGTCGAAGCCGTAGGATGCCGCCATCGTCACGAGGTCGCGGAGCGCGCGGATCTGCTCGGTGATCTCCTCGCGCAGGCGCAGCGTGTGTTCGTCGATGCGGTCGACTTCCAGGCTCTTGTACTGGGCCTTCTTGTCGGCGATCAGGAAATCGGCGCCGTAGAGCGCCAGCCTGCGGTAGTCGCCGATGATGCGCCCGCGGCCGTAGGCGTCCGGCAGGCCAGTGATGACGCCCGACTTGCGGCAGCGCAGCATCTCGTCGGTGTAGACATCGAAGACGCCGTCGTTGTGCGTCTTGCGCAGCGCCGGGAACACGTCGTCCAGCTTGGGCGAGGGCTTGAAACCGTAAGCCTCCAGGCCCGTCTTGACCATCCGCCAGCCGCCGAAGGGCATGATCGACCGCTTCAGCGGCTTGTCCGTCTGAAGCCCGACGATGACCTCAAGCTCCCGGTCGATGAAGCCGGGGGCGTGGCTGACGATGGAGGACACCAGTTCCGTGTCGGCGTCGAGAACGCCGCCCTTGGCCGCGCGCTCCTCCTTCAGGAGATCGCGCACCTTGTTCCACAGCGACAGGGTGCGGTCGCTGGCCGGGGAGAGGAAACTGCCGTCGCCGCCGTAGGGGCGGACGTTCTTCACGATGAAATCGCGCAGATCGACCGTGGTCCGCCAGGAACCGGGCGCAAAACCGCGCCAGGGGTTCGGCGTCTCGGCTTCGGCAACGGGGATTTTCGGTTCGAACATCAGGGAATCCATGACGCGCCTCTATTGGTCTGCGGCGGTCCCTGCCCTCCCCGGCGGGGGCCGCGCCACGTTGCGCGGCGCCGGACCGGACGGACCCGCCCGGCCAAGCATCGCGCTTGCCCAATCAGTAGGCGCCCGAAGCTCCCAGCCCACATTGATCCCAATCAATCAATCTCTGCGAAATACGCAGGGCACCATCCAAGTCACGTCCTGTCACAAAAACTGATAGAATGCGCCGTTTTTGCGGCGCAGCATTTGAGACAATCCATCAAAAAGCGAATATTTTCATTTGGATCGCCCGTTTTAAAACAGATGGCCGGGATCAGCGCAGCGCGCTTGCGATATCTTGCGCCAAGCGGGCCAGGGTGCGGCTGAGGGCGTCGGCGACGGCACCGGGATCGCCGGCCGCGCTCACCGGTTCCTGCGCCGCGGTGTGGCCCAGACGGCGCAGCCGGTCGCCGCCCTGGTCGAAGACACGCCAGCGCGCCTCCAGAACCGCCGGCCCGTCCTCCGCCGCGTCGAAGCGGTCCAGCGTTACCTCCACCACCTGGGACAGCGGGAAGTCGCGCTGAAGCGGCAGGCCGACGACCTCCGCACCCGGTAGATCCGTCTCCAGATTCCTCAGCAGCTTGCGGGTCACCATCTCGTCGAGAGGGCCGCCCCAGCGGTCGAACTCCATGACGACCAGCCGGTTGCCGGGCGCCCGCATCACCAGCTCGGAGCGGTCGAGATAGCCGGGGACCTTCACGTCCTCCAGCCCGATCACGCGCCGTTGCGTCTCGCTTCCCCGCAATGGGGCGGCGCTCGGCGGGGCGGCGTCCGGCGCGACGGCGTCCAAATGGTAGAAGCGGCTGGGCTGCGTGCTACAGGCGGCCAGCAGGGCCACAGCGAAGGCGCACAGCAGCAGGCGACGGGCGTGAAGAGCGAGAGCCATGGGAATCCTCAACCGCGTTTGCCCCGGATCAGGGCTTCGGGATGGCGTTCGAGATAATCGGTCAGGCCGCGGATGGAGCGGGCCGCGGCGGTCAGTTCGCGCACCAGCCCCTGCAGGTCGCTAACCGCGGGGCGGGACGAGTTGACCAGCCCGTCCGCGCTGCTGAGCGTTTTCTCGGCCTGCCGGACCAGCTTGGAGGTGTTTTCCGCCACGTCGCGCAGGGCGCGGATGGTCGGCTCGCCCTCGCTGCCCAGCGCCTGCGTCGTCTTTTCCAGTTCGGCGAGCGACCGGCTGAGCGAGCCGATGGCCTGCGCGATCTCCGGCGAACCGATCAGGGCGCCGGCCTTCTGGATGGTCGAGCGCAGTTCCACCACCGTTTCGGCGATGGGCGCGCGGGCCAGCTCGTTCATCAGGTCGGTGGCGGTCTTGGTCGCCGTATCGAGCACGTTCGGCTGGGAGGGCAGTTCCGGGTAGGGACCGCCGCGGACCAGTGTTTCCTTCGGCGCGTCCGGGAACAGGTCGAGCGTCACGATCAACTCACCGGTCAACAGGTTGCCGGTGCGCAACTGCGCCCGCAGCCCCTGCTCCACCAGCGCTTTCATGCGGGCATAGGCGGTCTCGGTGTCGTGCGCCGCCGGCAGGTCGCTGCCCAGCCGCTCCGGCTCGATGTTCAGGGTCACTGGAATGCGGGCCTCGCCGGTCACCGGGTCCACGTCGAGGCGGATGTCGGTCACCTCGCCCACCCGGATGCCGCGGAATTCCACCGCGGACCCCGGATGCAGCCCGCGCACCGACCCGTCGAAATGCACCAGGAAGGGCACCCGCCGGGTGAAGCGGGCGTCGCTGGCGGCGTTTCGGCTCTCATAGAGGGGGAAGTCCGTGCCCTCCGCCGCGATCTCGCCACTGTCGCCGGGACCGCCGAGGCCGGGAGTCTCGAAGGACACGCCGCCGGTCGCCAGTGATTGCAGCGATTCCAACGCCACCGTCGGCCCTTCCGGCCCGATGGACACCGACAGGCCGCTGGCGTTCCAGAAGCGGGTGTTGGGCCGGACGATTCGGTCATAGGGGGCATGGATGAAGACCGGGATGGTCAGCGACTGCCAGTCCTGGGAAAACTCGTAGCCGACCACCTCGCCGACCTGGATGCCGCGGTAATAGATCGGTGCCCCCGGCCCGAGCCCGCCCAGCCGGTCGGCGCGCAGCGCGAAGCGCCGCCCCGGCGAGCTGGACCGGATCAGCGGCGGCTCCTCCAGGCCCCGGAAGGCGGTCAGCGCCTCGCCGTTGCCGGTCCCCGGGTCCATGCCGATGTAGGCGCCCGAGATCAGCGTGCCGAGGCCTGACACACCACCGAAGCCCAGCCGCGGCTTGACCACCCAGAAGCTTGTCCGGTCGTTGAGATAGGAGGCGGCGCCCTTTACCATGCGCACGGAGACGATGACGTTCGCCAGGTCGGGCGAGACCGCCACCCCCTGCACTGTCCCAACATCGACGTCGCGGTAGCGCACGCGGGTCTTGCCGGGCTCCAGCCCCTCCGCCGTGTCGAAGGTGATGGTGATGGTCGGGCCGCGCTCGTTCAGCGTCCTCCAGGCCAGCCAGCCGCCGACCAGCGCGGCGACCAGCGGCACCAGCCAGATCAGCGGCAGGCCGCGGCGGCGGCGGATCACCGGGCTGGCCGGCTCTACCGTGGGCTTCGGATCAGTCATGGGCATCAATCATAGAGGAATCCTGCCGCTCCGCCCGCCGGGGCGGCGCATCCCAGATCAGCCGGGGGTCGAAGGAGTCCGACGCCAGCATGGTGATGATGACGACCGCGGCGAAGGCGACGGCACCCAGCTCCGCGTGGATGGTGGCTATGGCGCCCAATTGGACCAGGGCCGCCAGAAGCGAGATCATGAAGATGTCCACCATGGACCAGCGCCCGACCCCTTCGATCAACCGGTAGAGCCGCGTGCGGTCGCGTTGCCGCTTCGGCGACCCCCGCTGCACCGTCCACAGCAGATAGGCCAGCCCGATCAGCTTCAGCACCGGCACGGTGATGCTGGCGAAGAAGACCAGCAGGGCCACCGGCCACATCTCCGCGGCGATCAGCGCCTCCACACCGGACAGGATGGTGTCGGGCTGGCCGGCGCCGAAATAGACCACCGTCATGATCGGCAGCAGATTCGCCGGAATGTAGAGGATCGTCGCCGCGGAGATCAGCGCCCAGCCGCGCGGCAGGCTGTTCGGCTTGCGGTGGTGCAACCGGGCGCCGCAGCGCGGGCAGGCGCCCTCCGACCCGCCGCCCTCCGGGCCGGCGACCACCTGATGGCAGTCGTGGCAGGCGGTCAGCCGCTCCGGATCGGCGTTGGCGGCTTGTGCGACACGGGTCTGCGGGGCGATCCGCTCCCACACCTCGAAGGGGCTGAGCGACGCCTCCCCCCACACCTGCACCAGGATGAAGGCGACCAAGGCGGCCAGCGACGCCCCCGGCTCCAACTCCGCCAGATCGGACAGCTTCACATAGGCGACGATCAGGCCGAGCAGGAAGACCTCCGCCATCGCCCAGCGGCGCAGCCGCGCCACCGTCCGGAAGGTCCAGGCCGCGCCCGGCGCCGCCGTCCGCCCGGCGGCGAGCGGCATCACGACGTAGAGCGTGCCGAGCACCTGCGCCAGCGGCGCCAGGAACAGCACGAAGAAGACCAGGACGCCCAGCACCTCGTAGCCGCCGTCCCACAGCGCCACCGAGCCGCTGAGCAGGGTCGCCGTCTGCGCCCGCCCCTCCAGCTCGAAGGTCAGAATGGGGAACAGATTGGCGGTGACGAACAGGATCGTCGAGGCGATGGCGAGGGCCACCGCGTGCCCCAGCCCGCCGGTCCGGAAATGGCGCAGCACCGCCCCGCAGCGGTGGCATTCCGCACGATGGCCGGGCAAGGCCGGCGGCAGGGCGTGCGGCGCGCCGCAGTCGTGACAGAGCAGGATCGGTTGGTCCGGTGAGGTCATAGCGTTGGCTTAACATTTCCCACGGGCGAAAGGTCCGCCGATTGCGGGGTGCGCCGGTGGAGGAGCGCTGAGCGGGGCAGACCGCAAGCCCCGGATGAAAAAAGCCCTTCCCCCATGGATGGGGAAAGGGCTTCAGCCTTGCGGAAGATAGATTTCGGTCAGACGAAAAGATTGAAGCTGCCCATCAGCTTCTGCGTGCCGGTCTGGCCGGTAGGGATGGAATTCAGGCTCGACGCCGCCTGGCTCAGTCCATCCAGCATGGCCTGCTGGCCGGTGGACAGGTTGAACGGGCTCTCACCCTTCTTCGGCGCCTTGGCGACCGTGTCGTAATCCTGGGTGTATTTGCCCATGCTGAGCTGGATGGCGTAATTCTTGGCGTCCTTGGGCGACTGGCCCTTCTCGCGCGTCAGGCGCAGGGTGTAGTCGCCGCGGTCGAGTTCGTACTCGCCCTGCATCATGCTCTTGAAAGCGTCGTAGTTCTTTCCGGCGCTCTTGTCGCTGTCGGCCAGAACCGTGCCGAATTTGGACATCACCTGGACGCGCAGCCCCTCGTCGCCGACCTGCCCCAGCGTCATTTCGCCTTTGGTCGTCACGCGGAACTTGTAGAAGTCGACCGGATCGTCGGCGCCCAGCGCACCGACCACGTTCAGGCGGGTCACGTTCTTGGCGAGAACACCCATGTCCGTGGCGAAGCCGGGGGTGTTGACGGAGGACTTGCGGACGTCCTTGCGGAATTCCTGCACGTTCGCGGCGGCGGCTGCTTCGGCCTCCCGCTGCGCGTTCATGCGCTCCACAGCAGCGGACACGGACTTGTTGAGGTCCGAGACCATCTGGTTGACGCCGGCCATTCCGTCAGACATGGCACCTTCTCCCATCAGGCGCGCTCCCCAAACGGAGAAGCGCGAATGGATCGCTGGATCCTTACTTTACTGCAAAGCACGTAAAGTTGCGAATTGTTTTTCGCCGAAATTTCAGATAGGGCGTCGGGCGAGTTGTGCGGCCATCCGGTTCAGCACGCCAGGGAGGCCCTCCCCAGCCCGTGGCTGGAACAGGCGCTGCGCCGGAAACCAGGGGCGCACCGCAGTGCCGAGCTGGGTCCAGTCCCGCCCACCGAAGCGCCAGACCGGCACACCGAGCGCCGCCGCCAGTTCCCCCACCGCCGTGGCGGGCGCGATCACCAGATCCAGGTTCGCCATCAGCGCCGCCGTCCCATCGAAGTCATCGGTCAGGTCGAGATCGTCCCAACGATGGATGGCGACGCCGAACCGGTCCTCCGCCGCA
This genomic window contains:
- the pflB gene encoding formate C-acetyltransferase, with product MFEPKIPVAEAETPNPWRGFAPGSWRTTVDLRDFIVKNVRPYGGDGSFLSPASDRTLSLWNKVRDLLKEERAAKGGVLDADTELVSSIVSHAPGFIDRELEVIVGLQTDKPLKRSIMPFGGWRMVKTGLEAYGFKPSPKLDDVFPALRKTHNDGVFDVYTDEMLRCRKSGVITGLPDAYGRGRIIGDYRRLALYGADFLIADKKAQYKSLEVDRIDEHTLRLREEITEQIRALRDLVTMAASYGFDVTRPATNAFEAVQWTYLAYLAAVKEANGAAMSLGRVSSFLDVYIERDLREGRLDEAGAQELIDQFVIKLRMVRFLRTPEYDQLFSGDPTWVTECIGGMALDGRTLVTKGSFRMLHTLQNLGPAPEPNLTVLWSESLPEGFKKFCAETSIKTCSVQYENDDLMRPFWGDDYGIACCVSAMRIGKQMQFFGARANLAKTLLYAINGGRDEVSGEQVGPAFAPITGDVLDHDTVVARLLPMMEWLARAYMNTLNAIHFMHDKYMYERLEMALHDRDVLRTMACGIAGLSVVADSLSAIKHATVKVVRDERGLATDFVIEGDYPAFGNNDDRVDGIAVWLVETFMGLLRKQKAYRDAVPTQSVLTITSNVVYGKKTGNTPDGRKAGQPFAPGANPMHGRDRKGAIASMASVAKLPYAHAQDGISYTFTIVPGALGPTEGERVDNLVGMLDGYFGQGGHHINVNVFDRETLLHAMDHPELYPQLTIRVSGYAVNFIKLTREQQMDVISRTFHGAH
- a CDS encoding PqiC family protein codes for the protein MALALHARRLLLCAFAVALLAACSTQPSRFYHLDAVAPDAAPPSAAPLRGSETQRRVIGLEDVKVPGYLDRSELVMRAPGNRLVVMEFDRWGGPLDEMVTRKLLRNLETDLPGAEVVGLPLQRDFPLSQVVEVTLDRFDAAEDGPAVLEARWRVFDQGGDRLRRLGHTAAQEPVSAAGDPGAVADALSRTLARLAQDIASALR
- a CDS encoding intermembrane transport protein PqiB; the encoded protein is MTDPKPTVEPASPVIRRRRGLPLIWLVPLVAALVGGWLAWRTLNERGPTITITFDTAEGLEPGKTRVRYRDVDVGTVQGVAVSPDLANVIVSVRMVKGAASYLNDRTSFWVVKPRLGFGGVSGLGTLISGAYIGMDPGTGNGEALTAFRGLEEPPLIRSSSPGRRFALRADRLGGLGPGAPIYYRGIQVGEVVGYEFSQDWQSLTIPVFIHAPYDRIVRPNTRFWNASGLSVSIGPEGPTVALESLQSLATGGVSFETPGLGGPGDSGEIAAEGTDFPLYESRNAASDARFTRRVPFLVHFDGSVRGLHPGSAVEFRGIRVGEVTDIRLDVDPVTGEARIPVTLNIEPERLGSDLPAAHDTETAYARMKALVEQGLRAQLRTGNLLTGELIVTLDLFPDAPKETLVRGGPYPELPSQPNVLDTATKTATDLMNELARAPIAETVVELRSTIQKAGALIGSPEIAQAIGSLSRSLAELEKTTQALGSEGEPTIRALRDVAENTSKLVRQAEKTLSSADGLVNSSRPAVSDLQGLVRELTAAARSIRGLTDYLERHPEALIRGKRG
- a CDS encoding paraquat-inducible protein A → MTSPDQPILLCHDCGAPHALPPALPGHRAECHRCGAVLRHFRTGGLGHAVALAIASTILFVTANLFPILTFELEGRAQTATLLSGSVALWDGGYEVLGVLVFFVLFLAPLAQVLGTLYVVMPLAAGRTAAPGAAWTFRTVARLRRWAMAEVFLLGLIVAYVKLSDLAELEPGASLAALVAFILVQVWGEASLSPFEVWERIAPQTRVAQAANADPERLTACHDCHQVVAGPEGGGSEGACPRCGARLHHRKPNSLPRGWALISAATILYIPANLLPIMTVVYFGAGQPDTILSGVEALIAAEMWPVALLVFFASITVPVLKLIGLAYLLWTVQRGSPKRQRDRTRLYRLIEGVGRWSMVDIFMISLLAALVQLGAIATIHAELGAVAFAAVVIITMLASDSFDPRLIWDAPPRRAERQDSSMIDAHD